The uncultured Hyphomonas sp. genome includes a region encoding these proteins:
- the radC gene encoding DNA repair protein RadC translates to MKTGTDKPHWQGHRERLRGKLLTRGAAALDDYEILEVLLMAFVPRRDVKPIAKALEAEFGSLSGVLAAPAADLVKVDGVGETVAAYLKAVAELQSRASLQEIRKREVISSWSALLEYVRREMQHETREQFRVLFLDRKNQLIADEVMSQGTVDHAPVYPREIARRALELAASSLILVHNHPSGDTTPSRADIDMTREIIDALIPFEIEVHDHLIAGTGGVTSFRSAGLI, encoded by the coding sequence ATGAAAACCGGAACGGACAAACCTCACTGGCAGGGCCATCGCGAGCGCCTGCGCGGCAAACTGCTCACGCGCGGGGCGGCGGCGCTCGACGATTACGAGATTCTCGAAGTCCTGTTGATGGCATTTGTCCCCCGGCGTGACGTGAAGCCCATCGCCAAGGCGCTGGAGGCAGAATTTGGCAGCTTGTCAGGTGTGCTGGCGGCGCCCGCAGCCGATCTCGTCAAGGTGGACGGCGTCGGCGAGACGGTGGCCGCCTATCTGAAAGCCGTCGCCGAACTGCAGAGCCGGGCGAGCCTGCAGGAGATCCGCAAGCGCGAGGTGATCTCGTCCTGGTCAGCCCTGCTCGAATATGTCCGCCGCGAGATGCAGCACGAAACGCGCGAGCAGTTCCGCGTGCTGTTCCTCGACCGCAAAAACCAGCTGATTGCCGATGAGGTGATGAGCCAGGGCACGGTGGACCATGCCCCCGTCTATCCGCGCGAGATCGCCCGCCGCGCACTGGAGCTGGCCGCGTCCAGCCTGATCCTCGTGCACAACCACCCCTCCGGCGACACGACCCCGTCGCGCGCCGACATCGACATGACCCGCGAGATCATCGACGCGCTCATTCCCTTTGAGATTGAGGTTCACGATCATCTCATCGCCGGAACGGGCGGCGTCACCAGCTTCCGTTCTGCAGGGCTGATCTGA
- a CDS encoding cupin domain-containing protein, whose translation MKLTTAILPALAFGLAACAHSEHPHDHEMTITDHAGHPDKLVRAATGEMVDNPFHPVRLLLSNEESAGEVTIYEFLLPPKSPGSPPHTHSLEDEYFYVLSGTLDVLSNGETLRLNPGDFAALNRGHAHMFWNGSDTPTELIMTTTGSSFEAFMKTAGPRIAEAKPANAEEAGAVIGQLAAEHGIIISMEQMPADAAPFYAPPPPPEPVQE comes from the coding sequence ATGAAACTGACGACCGCCATCCTGCCGGCGCTGGCTTTCGGCCTTGCCGCCTGTGCCCATAGCGAACATCCGCACGATCATGAGATGACTATAACGGATCATGCCGGTCATCCCGATAAGCTGGTCCGTGCTGCGACAGGCGAAATGGTCGACAATCCGTTTCATCCGGTCCGCCTCTTGCTGTCGAACGAGGAATCGGCTGGCGAAGTGACAATCTACGAATTCCTGCTGCCGCCGAAGAGCCCCGGCTCGCCGCCGCACACCCACAGCCTGGAGGACGAGTATTTCTACGTCCTCTCCGGCACGCTGGACGTGCTGTCGAACGGGGAGACGCTGCGCCTCAATCCGGGGGACTTTGCTGCGCTCAACCGGGGCCATGCCCATATGTTCTGGAATGGCAGCGATACGCCGACCGAGCTGATCATGACCACGACGGGCAGTTCGTTCGAAGCGTTCATGAAGACCGCCGGGCCGCGGATTGCCGAAGCGAAGCCCGCCAATGCGGAAGAGGCTGGTGCAGTCATCGGCCAGCTCGCCGCGGAACACGGCATCATCATTTCGATGGAGCAGATGCCCGCCGACGCTGCGCCGTTCTATGCGCCGCCGCCTCCGCCGGAACCGGTACAGGAATAG
- the map gene encoding type I methionyl aminopeptidase, with product MTDTNLLLPMRTGEIRIHDAEGFAGMRKAGRLVAECLDMLVAEVKPGVTTEHLDNLIRDFVLDHGATSATIGYRGYRHASCISLNHVICHGIPGPKPLKDGDIANIDVTLIIDGWHGDHSRMYGVGEVKRKAERLMDVTYEAMMAGIAQVKPGNRFGDIGGAISEIARKNRMSVVEDFCGHGLGRLFHDEPNVIHSADYNTGPELKPGMFFTIEPMLNLGRKDAAILPDGWTAVTRDRQLSAQYEHSVGVTEDGVEIFTSSPKGWHQPHKVVL from the coding sequence ATGACCGACACGAACCTCCTCCTGCCCATGCGCACGGGCGAAATCCGCATTCACGACGCCGAAGGCTTCGCAGGCATGCGCAAGGCCGGGCGCCTCGTGGCGGAATGCCTCGACATGCTGGTGGCGGAAGTGAAGCCGGGCGTGACGACCGAACATCTCGATAACCTCATCCGCGACTTCGTGCTGGACCATGGCGCAACCTCCGCGACGATCGGTTATCGCGGCTATCGCCACGCCTCCTGCATCTCGCTGAACCATGTGATCTGCCACGGCATTCCGGGGCCGAAGCCGCTGAAGGATGGCGATATCGCCAATATCGACGTGACCCTCATCATTGATGGCTGGCACGGCGACCATTCGCGCATGTACGGCGTCGGCGAAGTGAAGCGGAAGGCCGAACGCCTGATGGATGTCACCTATGAGGCCATGATGGCCGGCATCGCACAGGTGAAGCCGGGCAACCGGTTCGGCGACATCGGCGGCGCGATCAGCGAGATCGCCCGCAAGAACCGCATGTCCGTCGTCGAGGATTTCTGCGGCCACGGCCTCGGCCGTCTCTTCCATGACGAGCCGAACGTTATCCACTCCGCCGACTACAATACCGGCCCGGAACTGAAGCCCGGCATGTTCTTCACCATCGAGCCGATGCTGAACCTCGGCCGCAAGGACGCCGCCATCCTGCCTGACGGCTGGACGGCCGTGACGCGCGACCGCCAGCTGTCGGCCCAGTACGAGCATTCGGTCGGCGTGACCGAAGACGGCGTGGAGATCTTCACTTCCAGCCCGAAAGGCTGGCACCAGCCGCACAAGGTGGTGCTCTAG
- a CDS encoding serine hydrolase domain-containing protein — protein sequence MKHQTSTILSALTLFGLAACATAPAVEPQVISFEQLDETESPAGFSANGLAALDASMRKSVDDGLVRGISTLLVKDGQVINYDQYGIRRAADAAPVTEDTIFRIYSMSKPVTGVALMTLYEDGAFSLDDPVTKFVPEFADLKVFEGLDEAGEPILVNAERPATMRELMSHTAGFAYGLFSDDPVNKMFAEAEVLAAPDLETYISRLATVPLLYQPGTNWAYSTSVDVQGYIVQKLSGKPLGQYMQDEIFSPLGMTDTGFFVPEEKRSRFSDVFTPNAETGELVPLEAPGFAFREGEIGMEKGGHGLVATMGDYARFCQMLVNGGELNGVRILEPETVELMRTDVLPEGVSLFSDGVSPNPQMAGHGFGLDFAIYTDPSATGASQPEGSYYWGGAAGTWFWIDPVNDLFFIGMIQRFPGGLDRGMRAESADLVYRALAE from the coding sequence ATGAAGCATCAGACCAGCACAATTCTATCCGCCCTGACCCTGTTCGGCCTGGCGGCCTGCGCCACCGCCCCGGCAGTGGAGCCGCAGGTCATTTCATTCGAGCAGCTGGACGAAACCGAATCCCCGGCCGGATTTTCCGCAAACGGACTGGCCGCGCTGGATGCCTCGATGCGCAAATCGGTTGATGATGGTTTAGTCAGGGGCATTTCCACCCTGCTGGTGAAGGACGGACAGGTCATCAATTATGACCAGTACGGCATCCGCCGCGCCGCCGACGCGGCGCCGGTCACGGAAGACACGATCTTCCGTATCTATTCCATGTCGAAGCCGGTCACCGGCGTTGCCCTGATGACGCTCTATGAGGATGGAGCCTTCAGCCTGGATGATCCGGTCACGAAGTTCGTGCCGGAGTTCGCTGACCTGAAAGTGTTCGAAGGCCTGGATGAGGCCGGGGAACCCATTCTCGTCAATGCCGAGCGGCCGGCAACGATGCGGGAACTGATGAGCCACACGGCGGGCTTTGCCTATGGCCTGTTCAGCGATGATCCGGTCAACAAGATGTTCGCTGAAGCCGAAGTGCTCGCGGCGCCGGACCTGGAAACCTACATCTCGCGGCTCGCGACCGTGCCGCTGCTCTACCAGCCGGGGACCAACTGGGCCTACAGTACCTCTGTCGATGTGCAGGGCTATATCGTCCAGAAGCTGAGCGGGAAGCCGCTCGGCCAATACATGCAGGATGAAATCTTCTCGCCGCTCGGCATGACGGACACGGGCTTTTTTGTGCCGGAGGAAAAACGCAGCCGCTTCTCCGACGTGTTCACGCCGAATGCCGAGACAGGGGAACTTGTGCCGCTGGAGGCGCCCGGCTTCGCGTTCCGGGAAGGCGAGATCGGCATGGAGAAAGGCGGGCACGGCCTTGTCGCGACCATGGGAGACTATGCCCGTTTCTGCCAGATGCTGGTCAATGGCGGTGAGCTGAACGGCGTGCGCATCCTGGAACCGGAAACGGTGGAGCTGATGCGCACCGACGTGCTGCCGGAGGGCGTCAGCCTGTTCTCCGACGGCGTCAGCCCCAACCCGCAAATGGCCGGGCATGGTTTCGGACTGGACTTCGCCATCTATACCGACCCGTCTGCGACCGGCGCCAGCCAGCCGGAAGGCTCTTATTACTGGGGCGGTGCGGCGGGCACATGGTTCTGGATCGATCCTGTGAACGATCTTTTCTTCATCGGCATGATCCAGCGCTTTCCGGGTGGCCTTGACCGGGGCATGCGGGCGGAATCGGCCGATCTCGTCTATCGCGCGCTTGCAGAGTGA
- a CDS encoding molybdopterin-binding protein — protein sequence MTDRSSPTAAVLLIGDEILSGRTRDINLQQIATYLAPLGIPVRESRTVGDTEDEIVAAVNELRAKYTYVFTTGGIGPTHDDITADAIAKAFGVGISEHPEVTAMLAERYKEMGTEYTPARRRMARIPHGAAIVANPVSGAPGFQTGNVFTLAGVPQVARAMLEDIGPRLETGAVVHKITIRGTGLREGDIAEPLGALAKEMPQVSFGSYPWFRTVGDNGVHLVASTLHQELIEEVAAKLSAIIEQAGVRPERLEDANT from the coding sequence ATGACAGACCGTAGCTCTCCCACCGCCGCCGTCCTCCTGATCGGAGATGAAATCCTGTCCGGGCGTACCCGTGACATCAATCTCCAGCAGATCGCGACCTATCTGGCCCCGCTCGGCATTCCGGTGCGGGAAAGCCGCACGGTGGGCGATACCGAAGACGAGATCGTGGCGGCGGTGAATGAGCTGCGCGCGAAGTATACCTATGTCTTCACGACCGGCGGCATCGGCCCGACGCATGATGACATCACGGCAGACGCCATCGCCAAGGCCTTCGGCGTCGGCATATCGGAGCATCCGGAAGTCACCGCCATGCTGGCCGAGCGCTACAAGGAGATGGGCACAGAATACACGCCCGCCCGCCGGCGCATGGCGCGCATCCCGCACGGGGCGGCGATCGTCGCAAATCCGGTGTCCGGCGCCCCCGGCTTCCAGACCGGAAACGTTTTCACGCTGGCCGGCGTGCCGCAGGTGGCGCGCGCCATGCTGGAAGACATCGGCCCGCGCCTCGAAACGGGCGCCGTCGTCCACAAGATCACGATCCGCGGTACGGGCCTCCGGGAAGGGGACATTGCCGAACCGCTGGGCGCACTGGCCAAGGAGATGCCGCAAGTCTCCTTCGGCTCCTATCCCTGGTTCCGGACCGTGGGCGACAATGGCGTGCACCTTGTCGCCTCCACCCTCCATCAAGAGCTGATTGAAGAGGTCGCCGCGAAACTGTCGGCGATCATCGAACAAGCGGGCGTAAGACCCGAGCGGCTGGAGGACGCCAATACGTGA
- a CDS encoding enoyl-CoA hydratase: MADEIILVERDGPVALVTLNRPDALNALSRALRAEIVRVFTELKDDPEIRAVVLTGSGRAFTAGVDLKEAGQTGFALGADEDSKAINILAAMEAYPWPIIGAINGFAITGGFELALMCDVLLASENAKFADTHARVGIVPGWGLSQKLSRLIGISRAKELSFTGNFIDAEMSERWGLVNRVYKADELIPAAMKLAHEMCGTQPVLLKKYKALIDDGFGMPFADAMKEEVRRSIEHANSVTADSVEEARKQVTARGRDQQG, from the coding sequence GTGGCTGACGAAATCATTCTTGTTGAGCGCGACGGACCGGTCGCGCTTGTGACCCTCAACCGGCCGGATGCGCTGAATGCCCTCAGCCGTGCGTTGCGCGCCGAAATCGTGCGCGTGTTCACCGAACTGAAGGACGATCCCGAGATCCGCGCTGTCGTGCTGACCGGCTCCGGCCGGGCCTTCACAGCGGGCGTCGACCTGAAGGAAGCCGGCCAGACCGGCTTTGCCCTTGGCGCCGACGAAGACTCCAAGGCGATCAATATCCTCGCCGCGATGGAGGCCTATCCGTGGCCGATCATCGGCGCGATCAACGGCTTTGCCATCACCGGCGGCTTTGAACTGGCCCTGATGTGTGACGTGCTGCTGGCCTCGGAGAATGCAAAGTTTGCCGATACGCATGCCCGCGTCGGTATCGTGCCGGGCTGGGGCCTGTCGCAGAAACTTTCGCGCCTGATCGGCATCAGCCGGGCCAAGGAACTGTCCTTCACCGGCAACTTCATCGACGCCGAGATGTCGGAACGCTGGGGCCTCGTGAACCGCGTCTACAAGGCAGACGAACTGATCCCGGCGGCCATGAAGCTGGCGCACGAAATGTGCGGCACGCAGCCTGTGCTGCTGAAGAAGTACAAGGCGCTGATCGATGACGGCTTCGGCATGCCGTTCGCTGACGCCATGAAGGAAGAAGTGCGCCGCTCCATCGAGCACGCCAATTCCGTCACGGCCGATTCCGTTGAAGAAGCCCGTAAACAGGTCACCGCCCGTGGCCGCGACCAGCAAGGATAA
- a CDS encoding acetyl-CoA C-acetyltransferase, which yields MRDVVICEPVRTAVGGFGGSFKTVHAHEMASHVISELMKRTGLPAEAVEDCLFAQCYPTMEAPAFGRMVALDAGLTTSTGGYQIDRRCGSGLQAVINAIMQVGSGANDLVIAGGAESMSNAPFFSIDMRWDIKGDGLMLHDGLSRGRYTAGGKHHPVPGGMIETAENLRRDYQITREAQDEFAYNSHQKAAAAQAAGKFDDEIIPFTVKGRKADTVVDKDEHIRPGSTLEKLSSLRAIRGKVDPDATVTAGNASGQNDGAAACIVCTREAAEKYGLKPLGRMLSWQVAGVGPEVMGIGPVPSSEKAMARAGLELKDIDLFELNEAFASQVLACTKALNFSDDDMTRLNVNGSGISLGHPVGCTGVRILTTLLREMDRREARYGVETMCIGGGQGLAAVFERVV from the coding sequence ATGAGAGACGTTGTAATCTGTGAACCCGTACGCACGGCGGTCGGCGGCTTTGGCGGCAGCTTCAAGACGGTGCACGCCCATGAAATGGCGAGCCATGTTATCAGTGAGCTGATGAAGCGCACCGGTCTGCCGGCTGAAGCGGTGGAAGACTGCCTGTTCGCCCAGTGCTACCCAACCATGGAGGCCCCGGCTTTCGGGCGCATGGTGGCGCTGGACGCCGGCCTCACCACATCGACGGGCGGTTACCAGATCGACCGCCGCTGCGGCTCGGGCCTGCAGGCGGTCATCAACGCCATCATGCAGGTCGGTTCCGGCGCGAATGACCTTGTCATCGCGGGCGGGGCGGAGAGCATGTCCAACGCGCCGTTTTTCTCGATCGACATGCGCTGGGACATCAAGGGCGATGGCCTGATGCTGCATGACGGCCTGTCGCGTGGTCGCTATACCGCAGGCGGCAAGCACCACCCGGTGCCGGGCGGCATGATCGAGACGGCGGAAAACCTGCGCCGCGACTATCAGATCACCCGTGAGGCTCAGGACGAGTTCGCCTACAATTCCCACCAGAAAGCCGCAGCCGCTCAGGCCGCCGGCAAGTTCGACGACGAGATCATTCCGTTCACGGTGAAGGGCCGCAAAGCTGACACGGTTGTCGACAAGGACGAACACATCCGCCCGGGCTCCACGCTCGAGAAACTCTCTTCCCTCCGCGCTATCCGCGGCAAGGTGGACCCGGATGCGACCGTCACCGCAGGCAACGCCTCCGGCCAGAATGACGGCGCGGCGGCCTGTATCGTCTGTACGCGTGAAGCAGCGGAAAAGTACGGCCTGAAGCCGCTCGGCCGCATGCTGTCCTGGCAGGTGGCTGGTGTCGGTCCGGAAGTCATGGGCATCGGTCCGGTGCCGTCTTCGGAGAAAGCCATGGCGCGTGCCGGGCTGGAACTGAAGGATATCGACCTGTTCGAACTGAACGAAGCCTTCGCCTCGCAGGTGCTCGCCTGCACCAAGGCGCTGAACTTCAGCGATGACGACATGACCCGCCTGAACGTCAACGGCTCCGGTATCTCGCTCGGCCACCCGGTCGGCTGTACCGGCGTCCGCATCCTGACCACGCTGCTGCGTGAGATGGACCGCCGCGAAGCCCGCTATGGCGTCGAGACCATGTGCATCGGCGGCGGACAGGGCCTGGCTGCCGTGTTCGAGCGCGTTGTCTAG
- a CDS encoding ABC transporter substrate-binding protein: MIRTLIASAVIALAPLPALAGPEAEALIAGAAADISDPVKGEEAFTRSIDIAAVARFALGKHARRVSAEEQTRFTDAFSTFLSETFRDNADKFHDAGIVVLGSKDRSETDSIVETRITPKGEDPMMVRWRVIERNGEWRVVDVEVLGLWLAIEQRAQISAILDRPRATIDDAIAALS; encoded by the coding sequence ATGATCCGCACGCTCATCGCATCCGCCGTCATCGCGCTGGCACCTTTGCCCGCGCTGGCCGGCCCAGAGGCTGAGGCACTGATTGCAGGTGCAGCGGCCGACATTTCCGATCCGGTGAAAGGCGAGGAAGCCTTTACCCGTTCGATCGACATCGCCGCCGTTGCCCGTTTTGCTCTTGGCAAGCACGCCCGCCGTGTCAGCGCCGAGGAACAGACCCGTTTCACAGACGCTTTCAGTACGTTCCTGTCCGAGACATTCCGGGACAATGCCGACAAGTTCCATGACGCCGGAATTGTCGTGCTTGGCTCCAAGGACCGCAGCGAGACCGACTCCATTGTCGAAACGCGGATCACCCCCAAGGGGGAAGACCCGATGATGGTTCGCTGGCGGGTCATCGAGCGGAACGGCGAATGGCGCGTGGTCGACGTCGAAGTGCTGGGCCTGTGGCTCGCCATCGAACAACGGGCCCAGATCAGCGCTATCCTCGACCGGCCCCGCGCCACGATCGACGACGCCATCGCAGCGCTGTCCTGA
- the ald gene encoding alanine dehydrogenase, protein MRIGVPTEIKKQESRVGLTPESVGELVQAGHEVAIQDGAGLGSGFSNEDYTAVGGKILPDADAVFKAAELIVKVKEPQPEETARLTPEHTLFTYLHLAPDPVQAEGLKKSGCLAIAYETVTDAHGGLPLLRPMSQVAGRMSMQVAAWALMRTKRGRGILLGGVPGVTPSKVVIIGGGVSGTHAAEIAVGMRADVTVFDRNNHRLDELDSEFRGSLKTMYSTAHSLAEAIKDADLVIGAVLIPGAAAPKLVTKAQLKTMKPGAVLVDIAIDQGGCFETSHATTHEDPIYEIDGVLHYCVANMPGAVPRTSTYALNNATLPFVMQIANLGAREAINANPHLANGLTVDSGKIAHEAVAHDLGEEYVRPAWLKG, encoded by the coding sequence ATGCGCATTGGTGTTCCAACAGAAATCAAGAAGCAGGAATCTCGTGTCGGCCTGACGCCGGAAAGCGTCGGTGAGCTGGTCCAGGCAGGCCACGAAGTCGCCATTCAGGACGGCGCGGGGCTCGGCTCCGGCTTCTCGAACGAGGATTACACCGCGGTCGGCGGCAAGATCCTGCCGGACGCCGACGCCGTGTTCAAAGCTGCCGAGTTGATCGTGAAGGTGAAGGAGCCCCAGCCGGAAGAGACCGCCCGCCTGACGCCGGAACACACGCTCTTCACCTATCTCCACCTCGCGCCCGACCCGGTGCAGGCCGAGGGCCTCAAGAAATCCGGCTGCCTCGCCATCGCCTATGAGACGGTCACCGACGCGCATGGTGGCTTGCCGCTGCTGCGCCCGATGAGCCAGGTCGCGGGCCGAATGTCGATGCAGGTCGCCGCATGGGCCCTGATGCGCACCAAGCGCGGCCGCGGCATCCTGCTGGGCGGCGTGCCGGGCGTGACGCCCTCCAAGGTCGTCATCATCGGCGGCGGCGTCTCCGGCACCCACGCCGCCGAAATCGCGGTCGGCATGCGCGCAGACGTCACCGTCTTCGACCGGAACAATCACCGCCTCGACGAACTCGACAGCGAATTCCGCGGCAGCCTGAAGACCATGTACTCCACCGCCCATTCCCTCGCCGAAGCGATCAAGGATGCCGACCTCGTGATCGGCGCGGTGCTGATCCCCGGCGCCGCGGCGCCGAAACTGGTGACCAAGGCCCAGTTGAAGACGATGAAGCCCGGCGCTGTGCTGGTCGACATTGCCATCGATCAGGGCGGCTGCTTCGAGACCAGCCACGCCACCACGCACGAAGACCCGATCTATGAGATCGATGGTGTGCTGCACTATTGCGTGGCGAACATGCCGGGCGCCGTGCCGCGTACGTCCACCTATGCCCTGAACAACGCCACCCTGCCCTTCGTGATGCAGATCGCAAACCTCGGCGCGCGCGAAGCGATCAATGCCAATCCGCACCTTGCCAACGGCCTGACGGTCGATAGCGGCAAGATTGCGCACGAGGCGGTGGCCCATGATCTGGGTGAAGAATATGTCCGCCCGGCCTGGCTGAAGGGGTGA
- a CDS encoding cation:proton antiporter, translated as MAAEFTPVQAVDALVPAITLLGFGAASALVTKAARLSPIVGYLIVGILIGQYGLGLIHESPATHLLAELGVVFLLFDIGMHVSMRELKESRRDLLGLAPAHLMLTGLMSAGALWMIGIAWPIALAVGLSLGLSSTAVVARILTEREQNSCPIGRTATHVLIFQDMVAIFLMIYATSLGGAESGASGLAGVVSTHLLAGADLPLIGSLALSLVQAGLAFYAAVLAGKYLINPIFRTLVAIRNEEAFTAFTLLFVLAAACATAMSGLSLTLGAFLAGLAVSGTPYRHEVQTEMAPFRSLLLSFFFISVGLSIDVPALLRNLPLVLLAAGGLIGLKTALGFAAARLNGWSVPGATQMAFLLAQGSEFTLVVLSLGAIVTGMPGPLMSSVVAAVALSLAIAPLWADLGARLSREIVRRTQSRTEAAPASTPLLDRPVIIVGMTQTGRLAVDALEDHGIPYLATEFDPDRLLSAVADGYRVSFGDASNIKLIEAIGGNKARAMVLGIPRYEVSLDVTPVVQRRFPDLKRFITVDSPEDMARFAELGVRTHFAMGEPRGIEMVIDMLNALGVPEEQVSAWISHETERFAIGEAKSDEDDDDLDPLEPDLDQAA; from the coding sequence GTGGCAGCCGAATTCACCCCTGTGCAAGCTGTTGATGCGCTCGTCCCGGCAATCACGCTTCTCGGCTTCGGCGCCGCTTCGGCATTGGTGACAAAAGCTGCGCGGCTCAGCCCCATCGTCGGCTACCTTATTGTGGGTATACTGATCGGTCAGTATGGGCTGGGCCTGATCCATGAGAGCCCGGCAACGCACCTGCTGGCAGAGCTCGGCGTCGTCTTCCTGCTGTTCGACATCGGAATGCACGTCTCCATGCGGGAGCTGAAGGAAAGCCGGCGCGACCTGCTGGGCCTGGCCCCTGCGCACCTGATGCTGACCGGCCTGATGAGTGCCGGTGCCTTGTGGATGATCGGTATTGCCTGGCCCATCGCGCTCGCCGTCGGGCTCAGCCTTGGCCTCTCCTCCACAGCCGTCGTGGCGCGCATCCTGACCGAACGTGAACAGAATTCCTGCCCCATCGGGCGGACGGCAACGCATGTCCTGATCTTCCAGGACATGGTGGCGATCTTCCTGATGATTTACGCAACGTCCCTCGGCGGCGCGGAAAGTGGCGCGTCCGGACTGGCAGGCGTGGTCTCTACCCATCTGCTCGCCGGTGCGGACCTGCCGCTGATCGGCTCGCTGGCCCTGTCCCTCGTGCAGGCGGGCCTTGCTTTCTATGCGGCGGTGCTGGCCGGCAAATACCTGATCAATCCGATCTTCCGCACGCTTGTGGCCATCCGCAACGAGGAAGCCTTCACGGCCTTTACCCTGCTTTTCGTGCTGGCAGCCGCCTGCGCGACCGCGATGAGCGGCCTGTCGCTGACGCTTGGTGCGTTCCTGGCGGGTCTTGCCGTATCCGGTACGCCCTACCGCCACGAAGTACAGACCGAGATGGCGCCCTTCCGCAGCCTGCTCCTCTCCTTCTTCTTCATCAGTGTCGGGCTCTCCATCGATGTCCCCGCCCTCCTCCGCAACCTGCCTCTGGTCCTGCTGGCCGCCGGCGGGCTGATCGGCCTCAAGACCGCGCTCGGCTTTGCCGCCGCGCGCCTCAATGGCTGGAGCGTTCCGGGCGCGACGCAGATGGCCTTCCTGCTGGCGCAGGGATCCGAGTTCACACTCGTCGTGCTGTCGCTCGGCGCCATCGTCACCGGCATGCCCGGCCCGCTGATGAGCAGCGTCGTCGCCGCTGTCGCGCTGTCGCTCGCCATCGCACCGCTCTGGGCGGACCTCGGCGCGCGCCTCTCCCGCGAGATCGTGCGGCGCACCCAGTCCCGGACGGAAGCCGCACCTGCGTCGACACCGCTCCTCGACCGGCCGGTCATCATCGTCGGCATGACCCAGACCGGCCGCCTCGCCGTCGACGCGCTGGAGGATCACGGCATCCCCTATCTCGCGACGGAGTTCGATCCGGACCGGCTCCTGTCCGCCGTCGCCGACGGCTACCGCGTCTCGTTTGGCGATGCGTCGAACATCAAGCTGATCGAGGCGATCGGCGGCAACAAGGCGCGTGCCATGGTGCTTGGGATCCCGCGCTATGAAGTCTCTCTCGATGTCACGCCGGTCGTGCAGCGCCGCTTCCCGGACCTGAAACGCTTCATCACTGTGGACTCACCGGAAGACATGGCCCGCTTCGCCGAACTCGGCGTGCGCACCCATTTCGCGATGGGCGAACCACGCGGCATCGAAATGGTGATCGACATGCTGAACGCGCTTGGCGTGCCTGAAGAACAGGTCAGCGCGTGGATCAGTCACGAAACCGAACGCTTCGCTATTGGCGAGGCGAAGTCTGACGAGGATGATGACGACCTCGATCCCCTTGAGCCGGACCTCGACCAGGCCGCCTGA
- a CDS encoding TorF family putative porin, whose product MVSKFTRAGVALAALAAAAGGAYAEGEWSGNVALTTDYVWRGVSQSNEDFAIQGGFDYSNGMFYAGTWASNVDFSDEPEDSNLELDLYGGLAGETESGISWDVGFIYYAYPDTEEADYDFVELQGALGYTFTGGVSVGGAVYWDPDNENIYVEGSAGYSFTDSFSMDATVGNYSFDGGGDYTNWSLGGTYSLPVGIDVDVRYWDTDVDGAGVSDERVVLTLAKSL is encoded by the coding sequence ATGGTATCCAAGTTTACACGGGCGGGGGTCGCCCTCGCAGCACTCGCCGCCGCAGCCGGCGGCGCCTATGCCGAAGGCGAATGGTCGGGCAATGTCGCGCTGACGACTGACTATGTCTGGCGCGGGGTTTCGCAGTCCAACGAAGACTTCGCCATCCAGGGCGGCTTCGACTACTCCAATGGCATGTTCTACGCCGGTACCTGGGCGTCGAACGTCGACTTCAGCGACGAGCCGGAAGACTCGAACCTGGAACTGGACCTGTATGGAGGTCTCGCGGGGGAGACTGAAAGCGGGATCAGCTGGGACGTTGGCTTCATCTACTACGCCTATCCGGACACGGAAGAAGCAGACTACGACTTCGTCGAACTGCAGGGTGCACTCGGCTACACCTTCACCGGCGGCGTGTCTGTCGGCGGCGCAGTGTACTGGGATCCGGACAATGAGAACATCTATGTCGAAGGCTCTGCCGGTTACTCCTTCACCGACAGCTTCTCGATGGATGCAACGGTCGGTAACTACAGCTTCGATGGTGGCGGCGACTACACCAACTGGTCGCTCGGCGGCACCTACTCCCTGCCGGTCGGCATTGATGTCGACGTGCGCTACTGGGACACCGATGTTGACGGCGCTGGCGTCTCTGACGAGCGCGTTGTCCTGACGCTTGCGAAGTCTCTCTAA